The Solanum stenotomum isolate F172 unplaced genomic scaffold, ASM1918654v1 scaffold22997, whole genome shotgun sequence genomic interval CTAACTTCTGCTAtctaacaagcatgaagaaaataagagctagagaaaactaagtattttttttatcatcacAGAGTTTATAATACActccatgatgatattacaaatgaggatgcttaaataatgtaaaaatatgtcaatcaagaagaaagttgagttacCAGCCTCAAACTTTCTATTACTAAAGtatgaattaaaaaagattgattgcccatcaaaagtaacttgaagtatttttctcttgtcttcttcttcaaacctatCCAACAACACTTGATGATTCATATCTTCTTTATGGATTTATTGGATCTAGTTGAACCTATTGATACTGTCAAATGGTTTTGCTTTGCCTGTCGCATCGGTAGGTGCCTTGGAACAAACTCCTCAGTCATTTTACCGTCCCAACTATGTTGCCTTCCATATGTCTTCTTTTTACTTTtgttgcttccacttctttgttgCCTAGGTGATATATCCCCTTCCCTAGCCACTCTATCAAAGCAAATGTCCAACATgtcttcctcatcttcatcaagagaatcctcacccaaatcaattgtatttgacACTAAGGCACTTGACTCATTCTTCCTTGCAAGCACACATTTAGGCACAAATACAGGAGCTTCTGGACTTAATTTGCTATTTAAAGCAGGTGGTGAGACTTGTTTTTCTTGGATCAAATCGTGATCATTCTCTGTTAACCTTACTTGTTTTCCAGTAGTCTTCAATAAAGCATCAAAACTATTCGAACATAATAGGTCTCTTGAGGCATTACTAGTATCTTGCCTCTTCTCACTGTCATGAAAATTTTCAGTCGGACCCTTTTCACTACATGGAGAATTATTTTGACTAGTAGGGGAAAGGCTCCGACTACTAGTTGATTTTTTGTGTGCAACCAGTGTCCAGTTTTTAGTTGGATTCTCATTTTCAACTTGCAAAACATGCTGCCCAGaattttcagcatcttcaacATCAGAtgtattcattattttttgtcctGAATCCATTAATTTTTGCCCTGAATCAACTCGCGGCGcatcaaccccaactcttggtGTTCCCTCTGCGTTTTTAGTTGCATTAGACATCAAATTTAGCCCAACTTCTTTTGATTGCACCTCATTGGTAGCAGCCTCTTGGTTATTGCAATCACCTTTGTTTTCGGTAGTTGTTTGAACACCAATATTGCTTGTATCATCATCCATTGAGTTTACATGATTTTGCTCAAAAGTGGAAGCAACCAATTGTCGATCTGAAGAAGTAGCTTTACTTTGATCGACATCTacaatctttcttttttcatttaatatctcTCTCGCATCGCCTTGATACTTTTCACTATCTGTAGTACCTTTTAAAGCACCTTCAATGGTATcatcaatttgtttgttattttgatttcttttcgaAATCAAACGACAACTATCTTCATCATGACCTTGGTGCTTACAATAATTGCAATACAAAGGTAGATTATCATATACAATCTCCTGAAAAACCTCGATCAACTTACCAGATTTTCCATTCACAAACTGCAACCTTATACGATTTGGAAGCTTTTCCATTAGATCAAGTATAACCTTGACCCTAGCCGTGCTAGGTCTTGACTTGATTTGAGTAGCTTTATCTATAGCTATTGGTTTCCCAACTGTTGATGCTATAGACAACAAAGACTTCTTTGCAAACAAATCTGGAGATAAGTTCGGTAAAGAAATCCAAACCACAGCTAACGTCGTTTCCTCCTTAGGGTTATATCCAATGGACCATGGAAAAACCCTACATTGGTGCTCCTCTCCATTGTAGAGAAGATAATTAACTGAGCGAGATAAAGCTAGTACATAATCTTCATATAGATCAAACCTCAACAAAATTTATCTTGGAGCAAGTAAGCCAATTAAACAATTGCCCTTGGTACCAAGATGTTTCGGTAAAATTGACCTTAATACATTCAAATCTGGCGCACCATGGGATAATTTAAACACCACTGCTTGATGTAATCCCTCTTCGATCATAAAGTCTTGCCTTTCCTCCATTGAAAACGTGATAGTAGGTTCTCCATGAATTATTTCGATTGATTTTATAATcgtttttgagttaattagggcagattgtttaggatttatagtatTGGAATTGAAAAGGGTGGCGTATGTGGTGGTTTGGGGTGGTGGGGAGGGCTGGACAGCCTCGAAAGGAGGCCGTCCAGTGGCCGTAGCAGCCATGACTGCTGCCTGCCGACCTAGGGTTTGAGATTCTGATACCGCTGGTTGCAGAGCCGTGTCTGACACATTTAATTGTTTTCAAgaattatgataattttattgcaaaaaaagtattatgattaatttattgCCAAATAAAAGGATTATTAATTTGGATATTAAACCTCAGATCATTCTTGTTGACCATTTTGTGTTTTTCATAATTCcttattattaataatacaaTTTCAGTCTTACTATAGaaatgttagtttttttttttttggtaagtaaAAATTTTATTACTACCAAGTGATAattacaaagcaaaaaaaaactGACAGGCAATGGACAACCCCATGTCTGCATGCTCCAAGACTTCCTCTTCTATCCTATACAAGCAGTACTATGTAAATACAAGCTAATTAGGATAGTAATTCAAGCTCTCTAACATCCTCTTTAACCTACTATATATTGTACCTCTTTTATGTATCTCTTGGACCACTCTTCTCAACAGAATATTAACTTCAATTTTCTGATTTTGAAAGATCCTTACATTCCTCTCATGCCACAAAGCATATATACAACATGCCAAGGAGAGCCTGTAGATATCTGCAGCTACGCTACCACTATTTGCATGTGCACTAGCCCAGTGAATTGAAGCTCCCCTGTCCATCCCATAGCTTTTCTTCTGATCCCTTGCCACATTAGTAGTTTTTCTCATACAGTTGCTGCATATGATCATAGGAAGAATAGATGTTCGATTGATTCATCCTCATTACAACATAAGGGGCATTTCTTGTCCGCTACCGTCATCCACCTGGCCAATCTGTTTCGTGTGAGCAATCTATTCTTAGTTTTGTTCCCAGCCTAATTTACTTATTGAGTATCATGAGCCATTTCATTTTGAACAGCTGAATGAATTACCTCCTTCTTTTTGAAGGTTTGGTTCCACCTGAGTGGGCTCTGTTGGAATGGTTATCGGTATCGACAGAGCGGCTCAATGTAATCGGAGGCCTAAAACGAAATTTCAATTGGAAGACCAATATAAAATCCAAACAAACTTCATATGTAttgatttgaaatatatttttcttggaCTATTCAAAtgcaaattattacttaatatttttttataaatgatttctttcaaaaaatattctattatttgttttaaatatgattttatcaattcaacattgaaaaaaaatattcactgATGTGATCATGATATGAATGGTTAACATAAATTAtgtaataagttgataaattttaattgaaGATAAAGAGTTAGAGCATAATGAGGTTAAAAgaggataaaataatatatatattttaaaaagatactttttatcataaataattaatttttatattaaaaaattgacacataatttattcttgacaAAAATTTGAGGCCCCTAAAATTGGAGGACTAAGGCATATGCCTTAATTATCAAAGCATAGAGCTGGCACTGGATATTGATTCCCCGGGAGGAGATCCGCCGTCCTCATCCAATTGGGAGCTGggtgattttcaaatatattcctacatggattttttttcttaataaaaaaaattattaattttttttcatttctgttAGAGGAAAAGGAAAGGGCATATCTATGTGAGCCGCTTCAGCTCTAAATTGGAAAGTTAAAGGgaatatcagacccttttctctttttcaattttaaagattttattcttgaatttcacATATTTTCGCTTCcgtgttattttctttatttttattcaagtCATGCTATTGTTGTCACCTTTATTGGGTTTTGTCAGTATTAAAATGCCATTGTTGTCACAAATGTTagaattttgttatatttttcttccttttaacTCTACACTAAGAAAAAGCACAACAAcaggacaaaaaaaaaactgatggTATGGATTTAGTTGTGGCTACAAATTGAGAAATCGAAACCAATCGAATTCTGAGGATTTGAAACCACAATTTTTCGAAGAAAAAACTACTCGaataaaacaatgaattttaaGACATAGTGATCAATCAAGCAGAGCCTTCTTTCTGATAAAAATAGTACAATGGTGCTTAATTATAGTGCCATTCTTTTCATGGCCAGTCTACTCATCATTTCTTCACAGCATTTGATTAGTTGTCAACCTCCTGAAACTTTTATCACCAATTCCTCCATTTCGTGGATCAATAGCCGCGCCCGCTCCTATGTAGTGAATTCCACAGATGGAGCCACACTGACACCCATCCTATCGAGAGAAGGGAACGAGACTCTGTTTGTCTGTGGTTTCTTATGTGATTACAATGGTACTGCTTGCGTTTTTGGCGTCCTTTTATTCCCAAAGATCAGTAACAATAATTCTTATCTATATTACGCGAGATTAGTTTGGTCAGCAAATCGGAATAATCCAGTTAGAGATAATGCAACCTTGCAACTTAGGCAAGATGGAGGTTTATTCTTGATGGACTCAGATGGCACTTTGATTTGGAGTAATAGCACAAGCACAAGAGGAAAGGTTGTTACGGGATTCAAATTGACAGTACTGGGAAATATTGTTCTCTTTGACAAAAGTAACGACATCATTTGGCAGTCTTTTGATCATCCTACAGACACTTTGGTTCCTGGACAAATGACAAATGCTGGACAAAAGCTGAGATCCAGTGTATCAGCAGCAAATTGGAGTGAAGGTTTGTTCACATTTGAAGTTCAACTATTTGGCTTTTTAGCATACATTGAGTCAAATCCACGTCAACTCTATGTCTCAAGACTTGGTGGGGATAAAGGTTCCCCGTTTTCTGGACTAATCTTTGATtcgaaaataattattttcaacgGGACATTAATCCTAAATTTTGCATTTTCAAATCCTAGATTGATTAGGTTTGGGGATGATGGGCATTTAAGGGTGTATCACTGGAGAGGATCTTGGTTAGAGGAGGCTGATCTATTGACAGACTACATTGGTGAGTGTGGGTATCCAANNNNNNNNNNNNNNNNNNNNNNNNNNNNNNNNNNNNNNNNNNNNNNNNNNNNNNNNNNNNNNNNNNNNNNNNNNNNNNNNNNNNNNNNNNNNNNNNNNNNNNNNNNNNNNNNNNNNNNNNNNNNNNNNNNNNNNNNNNNNNNNNNNNNNNNNNNNNNNNNNNNNNNNNNNNNNNNNNNNNNNNNNNNNNNNNNNNNNNNNNNNNNNNNNNNNNNNNNNNNNNNNNNNNNNNNNNNNNNNNNNNNNNNNNNNNNNNNNNNNNNNNNNNNNNNNNNNNNNNNNNNNNNNNNNNNNNNNNNNNNNNNNNNNNNNNNNNNNNNNNNNNNNNNNNNNNNNNNNNNNNNNNNNNNNNNNNNNNNNNNNNNNNNNNNNNNNNNNNNNNNNNNNNNNNNNNNNNNNNNNNNNNNNNNNNNNNNNNNNNNNNNNNNNNNNNNNNNNNNNNNNNNNNNNNNNNNNNNNNNNNNNNNNNNNNNNNNNNNNNNNNNNNNNNNNNNNNNNNNNNNNNNNNNNNNNNNNNNNNNNNNNNNNNNNNNNNNNNNNNNNNNNNNNNNNNNNNNNNNNNNNNNNNNNNNNNNNNNNNNNNNNNNNNNNNNNNNNNNNNNNNNNNNNNNNNNNNNNNNNNNNNNNNNNNNNNNNNNNNNNNNNNNNNNNNNNNNNNNNNNNNNNNNNNNNNNNNNNNNNNNNNNNNNNNNNNNNNNNNNNNNNNNNNNNNNNNNNNNNNNNNNNNNNNNNNNNNNNNNNNNNNNNNNNNNNNNNNNNNNNNNNNNNNNNNNNNNNNNNNNNNNNNNNNNNNNNNNNNNNNNNNNNNNNNNNNNNNNNNNNNNNNNNNNNNNNNNNNNNNNNNNNNNNNNNNNNNNNNNNNNNNNNNNNNNNNNNNNNNNNNNNNNNNNNNNNNNNNNNNNNNNNNNNNNNNNNNNNNNNNNNNNNNNNNNNNNNNNNNNNNNNNNNNNNNNNNNNNNNNNNNNNNNNNNNNNNNNNNNNNNNNNNNNNNNNNNNNNNNNNNNNNNNNNNNNNNNNNNNNNNNNNNNNNNNNNNNNNNNNNNNNNNNNNNNNNNNNNNNNNNNNNNNNNNNNNNNNNNNNNNNNNNNNNNNNNNNNNNNNNNNNNNNNNNNNNNNNNNNNNNNNNNNNNNNNNNNNNNNNNNNNNNNNNNNNNNNNNNNNNNNNNNNNNNNNNNNNNNNNNNNNNNNNNNNNNNNNNNNNNNNNNNNNNNNNNNNNNNNNNNNNNNNNNNNNNNNNNNNNNNNNNNNNNNNNNNNNNNNNNNNNNNNNNNNNNNNNNNNNNNNNNNNNNNNNNNNNNNNNNNNNNNNNNNNNNNNNNNNNNNNNNNNNNNNNNNNNNNNNNNNNNNNNNNNNNNNNNNNNNNNNNNNNNNNNNNNNNNNNNNNNNNNNNNNNNNNNNNNNNNNNNNNNNNNNNNNNNNNNNNNNNNNNNNNNNNNNNNNNNNNNNNNNNNNNNNNNNNNNNNNNNNNNNNNNNNNNNNNNNNNNNNNNNNNNNNNNNNNNNNNNNNNNNNNNNNNNNNNNNNNNNNNNNNNNNNNNNNNNNNNNNNNNNNNNNNNNNNNNNNNNNNNNNNNNNNNNNNNNNNNNNNNNNNNNNNNNNNNNNNNNNNNNNNNNNNNNNNNNNNNNNNNNNNNNNNNNNNNNNNNNNNNNNNNNNNNNNNNNNNNNNNNNNNNNNNNNNNNNNNNNNNNNNNNNNNNNNNNNNNNNNNNNNNNNNNNNNNNNNNNNNNNNNNNNNNNNNNNNNNNNNNNNNNNNNNNNNNNNNNNNNNNNNNNNNNNNNNNNNNNNNNNNNNNNNNNNNNNNNNNNNNNNNNNNNNNNNNNNNNNNNNNNNNNNNNNNNNNNNNNNNNNNNNNNNNNNNNNNNNNNNNNNNNNNNNNNNNNNNNNNNNNNNNNNNNNNNNNNNNNNNNNNNNNNNNNNNNNNNNNNNNNNNNNNccagagacacacctaacctttactaaggtcctattacccccccgaacttaatttatccataatattctaccccttttcggcctacgtggcattATCctcgaaaaaaatgtcaacatgcgttgggcccacaagacagtgccacgtaggccaaaaaggggtagaatattacatataaaataagttcggggggtaataggaccttagtaaaggttaggtgtgtctctggaatttcgggcataggctgggggggtacttatgcattttccctaagaatatacctaaaaaattcttacttttatttttcatggtCTTATATGATTTAGCATCCAACTCaacttacaaatatttttttccatttaaaaaaacataaaaagtttatttttaaaaacaaacgtAATTAATTAGCACGTCAAAAATTTAACCACATAACCAATTAGAGAATATTGTAGAAGAATACGTAAAGATGAAAGCTATTCAATAAGGTGATGGTTACACTTCCCAACTTATTTGTCTTTCTGtcatttaatataatttgattacaaatttataataatttaatggtaatattttatgaaatgttttcttacaattttgtatAACTTGAATATTGAAGAAATAGTTTATGACTAATCAGTAAAAATGTCCTTCAACTTATAATGGAATATTTTGGAAATTCatattttcaacttaaaaggCTTCCactttcaaaataataatataatatatgcaaaaatgaaaatttagaaattaatataacataaaaataaaaattatgttttggaGACTTAAGTACAATGAATTATGaagtataatattatattttatcccaaagataatatttattattgaaaatggTATTCATTAGTAAGTATATTTCGAGATTTTGAAATGTTAAAaacaattgataaataaaaaaaaagagaaaaatagacTTTTGCAAAGAACAaacaattgataaataaaaaatgagaaaaaaaaaggcaaacaGGAAAAAATTAGTTTGATAGTCCATAAGAAGTGCAAAAATATTGAATAGAACAATTACCTAAGATGCGAACCGAAAAGAACGAATCAACCGTATAAAATCTGCATgcgaaaaatatataattaatttaaagttaagttGGCATTCTATTATCCCAAAAACCTTGTATgaaacaacaatatataatcACACATATAGATATTCATGAAGaacactaaaaaaagaaagagataatAAATCAATCAATGTTTAGAAAGATACAACtgattttatgatatttgcCATTTTAGAGCTGACCTtccctaaattaaaattttgttttcatgTTGCCCAGAAGATTAAGCTGATATCTTTCTTCAGCATCGTCTcgtaattgatttttttgataaaatatgaatatttgttgccctttaaaaaaatacacatgataagacaaaaaaatctttcaatctcaacaataagaaaacaaagaatTGAATGTGGAAGATAAAGAAATCTCTCAATTCTGAAAAACTTATGGGGGTTTATCTCTTAGGAGGTCATTGAATTCCCAGAAAAGAAATGGTTCTttattgggaaaatgcataagtacccccccagcctatgcccgaaatccctgagacacacctaacctttactaaggtcctattacccccctgaacttaatttatctataatattctaccccttttcggcctacgtggcactatccttgaaaaaattgtcaacatgcgctgggcccacaagatagtgccacgtaggccaaaaaggggtagaatattacatataaaataagttcgggggggtaataggaccttagtaaaggttaggtgtgtctctgggatttcgggcataggctgagggggtacttatgcattttcccaataaAGAACCATTTCTTTTCTGGGAATTCAATGACCTCCTAAGAGATAAACCCCCATAAGTTTTTCAGAATTGAGAGATTTCTTTATCTTCCACATTCAattctttgttttcttattgttgagattgaaagatttttttgtcttatcatgtgtatttttttaaagggcaacaaatattcatattttatcaaaaaaatcaattacgAGACGATGCTGAAGAAAGATATCAGCTTAATCTTCTGGGCAAcatgaaaacaaaattttaatttagggaAGGTCAGCTCTAAAATGgcaaatatcataaaatcaGTTGTATCTTTCTAAACATTGATTGATTTattatctctttctttttttagtgttCTTCATGAATATCTATATGTGTgattatatattgttgtttcATACAAGGTTTTTGGGATAATAGAATGCCaacttaactttaaattaattatatatttttcgcATGCAGATTTTATACGGTTGATTCGTTCTTTTCGGTTCGCATC includes:
- the LOC125851145 gene encoding uncharacterized protein LOC125851145, translating into MEKLPNRIRLQFVNGKSGKLIEVFQEIVYDNLPLYCNYCKHQGHDEDSCRLISKRNQNNKQIDDTIEGALKGTTDSEKYQGDAREILNEKRKIVDVDQSKATSSDRQLVASTFEQNHVNSMDDDTSNIGVQTTTENKGDCNNQEAATNEVQSKEVGLNLMSNATKNAEGTPRVGVDAPRVDSGQKLMDSGQKIMNTSDVEDAENSGQHVLQVENENPTKNWTLVAHKKSTSSRSLSPTSQNNSPCSEKGPTENFHDSEKRQDTSNASRDLLCSNSFDALLKTTGKQVRLTENDHDLIQEKQVSPPALNSKLSPEAPVFVPKCVLARKNESSALVSNTIDLGEDSLDEDEEDMLDICFDRVAREGDISPRQQRSGSNKSKKKTYGRQHSWDGKMTEEFVPRHLPMRQAKQNHLTVSIGSTRSNKSIKKI